From Vulpes vulpes isolate BD-2025 chromosome 7, VulVul3, whole genome shotgun sequence, one genomic window encodes:
- the RAMP3 gene encoding receptor activity-modifying protein 3, with amino-acid sequence MEARARRRPQLRLLLLLLLCGGCPRVGGCNETRMLEKLPRCGKAFADMMHKVDVWKWCNLSEFIVYYESFTNCTEVETNVVGCYWPNPLAQGFITGVHRQFFANCTVDRTHWEDPPDEVLIPLIAVPVLLTVAMAGLVVWRSKRPDQLL; translated from the exons ATGGAGGCGCGCGCGCGGCGGCGCCCGCAGCtaaggctgctgctgctgctgctgctctgcg GTGGGTGTCCCCGAGTGGGTGGCTGCAACGAGACACGCATGTTGGAGAAGCTGCCCCGGTGTGGGAAGGCCTTCGCCGACATGATGCACAAGGTGGACGTCTGGAAGTGGTGCAACCTGTCGGAGTTCATTGT GTACTACGAGAGCTTCACCAACTGCACGGAAGTGGAGACCAACGTGGTGGGCTGCTACTGGCCCAACCCCCTGGCGCAGGGCTTCATCACCGGCGTCCACAGGCAGTTCTTCGCCAACTGCACGGTGGACAGGACGCACTGGGAGGACCCCCCGGATGAGGTGCTCATCCCGCTCATCGCCGTGCCGGTCCTGCTGACCGTGGCCATGGCCGGCCTGGTCGTGTGGCGCAGCAAGCGCCCAGACCAGCTGCTGTGA